A single genomic interval of Devosia oryziradicis harbors:
- the dapA gene encoding 4-hydroxy-tetrahydrodipicolinate synthase, with protein MLRGSITALITPMLNGNIDEKAFASFVDWQIAEGTHGLVPVGTTGESPTVSHEEHRRVVEIAIEVANKRVPVIAGAGSNSTAEAVELARFAEKAGADAVLSIVPYYNKPNQEGMFQHFSAVARAVGIPVILYSVPGRTVVDLTVDTIARLHEAHANIVGVKDATADLGRASLQRDKLGKDFILLSGEDITALAFNAHGGHGCISVTSNIAPRLCSQMQELSLAGDFKGALLVQDKLVHLHKNLFMEPNPTAVKYAASRLNRCANELRLPLVPVAKATEEAVDFAMRHAGLI; from the coding sequence ATGCTGCGAGGATCGATTACGGCGCTCATCACTCCCATGCTCAATGGGAATATCGATGAGAAAGCCTTCGCCAGCTTTGTCGATTGGCAGATCGCCGAAGGCACCCATGGCCTGGTGCCCGTTGGCACCACCGGCGAAAGCCCCACCGTCAGCCATGAAGAACACCGCCGCGTGGTCGAGATCGCCATCGAGGTCGCCAACAAGCGCGTTCCGGTCATTGCCGGGGCAGGGTCCAATTCCACCGCCGAGGCCGTCGAACTGGCGCGCTTCGCCGAAAAGGCCGGCGCGGACGCTGTCCTGTCCATCGTGCCCTACTATAACAAGCCAAACCAGGAGGGCATGTTCCAGCACTTCTCGGCCGTGGCCAGGGCGGTTGGCATCCCGGTCATTCTTTACAGCGTGCCCGGTCGCACCGTGGTCGACCTCACCGTCGACACCATCGCCCGGCTCCACGAAGCCCATGCCAATATCGTGGGCGTCAAGGATGCGACGGCGGACCTGGGCCGTGCGAGCCTGCAGCGCGACAAGCTGGGCAAGGATTTCATCCTGCTCTCGGGCGAGGATATCACCGCGCTGGCCTTCAACGCCCATGGCGGCCACGGCTGCATCTCGGTGACATCGAACATCGCGCCGCGCCTTTGCTCGCAGATGCAGGAGCTGTCGCTGGCCGGCGACTTCAAGGGAGCACTGCTCGTGCAGGACAAGCTGGTGCATCTGCACAAGAACCTGTTCATGGAGCCCAATCCCACCGCGGTCAAATACGCTGCCAGCCGGCTCAACCGCTGCGCCAACGAACTGCGCCTGCCACTGGTCCCCGTCGCCAAGGCGACTGAAGAGGCCGTGGACTTTGCAATGCGCCATGCGGGGCTTATCTAA
- a CDS encoding alpha/beta fold hydrolase has product MPRPRTVPADHPPFAALPVTHVTLAAKLRVAVHVAGTLSSRRVPVVCIPGYQRNMSDFTEFADYFRRMGRGEWPVVLLDLPGRGRSDDRAKESDYGSLADARDVASVLAALGIGKAVVLGQGHGGQVAMALAANHPLLIAGTVLLDAGPMTDSRGIVRLRNNLAHVEALRGAKPVGAGFRKILGGDYPGLPDDRLDALAARSHFIDKRGRARPLYDRRLIEALASINFDDVLLAQWPLYDALTCAPLMLLRTQLTDQLRRETFDEMVRRRDDAVALTIAGQGSPALFDQHEEIEAVAEFVTRVSRQVLGRAI; this is encoded by the coding sequence ATGCCTCGCCCCAGAACCGTTCCCGCCGACCATCCGCCATTCGCCGCGCTGCCTGTCACCCATGTCACGCTGGCGGCAAAACTTCGCGTCGCGGTGCATGTTGCCGGTACCCTATCGAGCCGGCGCGTGCCGGTCGTTTGCATCCCGGGTTACCAGCGCAACATGAGCGACTTCACCGAGTTCGCCGACTACTTCCGGCGCATGGGACGCGGGGAATGGCCGGTGGTCCTGCTCGACCTGCCTGGACGCGGCCGGTCGGACGACCGGGCGAAGGAAAGCGACTATGGCTCGCTGGCCGATGCGCGGGACGTGGCATCAGTGCTGGCGGCACTCGGGATCGGCAAGGCGGTGGTGCTCGGCCAGGGGCATGGCGGCCAGGTCGCCATGGCGCTGGCGGCAAACCATCCGCTGTTGATTGCCGGCACGGTGCTGCTCGATGCGGGGCCGATGACCGATTCCCGCGGCATCGTGCGCCTGCGTAACAACCTGGCGCATGTGGAAGCACTGCGGGGGGCAAAACCAGTCGGGGCAGGATTTCGCAAGATACTGGGCGGGGACTATCCGGGCCTGCCCGACGATCGTCTCGACGCCTTGGCGGCCCGCAGCCATTTCATCGACAAGCGTGGCCGGGCGCGGCCGCTCTATGATCGCCGACTGATCGAAGCCCTGGCGAGCATTAATTTCGACGACGTGCTGCTGGCGCAATGGCCGCTCTACGACGCCCTGACCTGCGCGCCGCTGATGTTGCTGCGGACGCAGTTGACCGATCAGTTGCGCCGCGAAACCTTCGACGAAATGGTGCGGCGCCGGGACGACGCAGTCGCGCTGACGATTGCCGGGCAAGGCTCGCCGGCCCTGTTCGACCAGCACGAGGAAATCGAGGCCGTGGCCGAATTCGTCACCCGCGTGAGCAGGCAGGTGCTGGGCCGAGCGATCTAA
- a CDS encoding OmpA family protein, with translation MIRDLIKWVVPGLATVLGGTTLCLAMTSTQIADDLGQRGAAAMAASDYDWAELSVDGRDLTLTGTTTDQTLLDDAKARLTALDGVRSVTDDVTLAPMAKPYTLEASVDQHSVALSGSVPNETTKQRLLALAGLEQGALELHSGTPDRRTWVAGAEFAVDQLQYLDQGTAAISDLTISLNGRAKSERAFRDLLIVLRAGPPAGLSLGDVSITPALVSPYQWNATFDGKRIDVSGYVPDNSLVERFRTADVSGAQVATGLALGSGEPAGFADLSQQLLEQLSRLEYGAASISDGQSTLSGAPATLEIAQGIVDTLEPSGTIVALEPPRIDEYWMSATRQPGGVVVFDGYAPDEVTREAFGQREGADTSYLKLGRGAPERYRSGADFGLDALELMSEGRIAMRDNVLTISGTARSNADYQTLLATLADAPQGVVLARAEILAPRAATYTWSATKDQAGAMTLSGNVPNAEAAARLMALAGETAAQTMTYASGEPNGFIASAETALGLMQWLRDGKVMYDGLGWTITGTGKSAIDKAALEADFVTRQLASSGWAMAVAEPPPVIPEISPYTWSATKATDGVTLMGHVPAQSLKNYLAVHAGDTVVDSTRIGSGAPVNFVASATAGLDAVLGLVEGEVSFDGSKWTLGGRAESEAQRDAVLSALSAASDPSDWSIDITAPQPEPVATTPYIWSANKAADGSVTLSGLVPADPLKRFLAVRAGDKVVDQSTVDPNAPQGFAADQLAAIDALAALSEGSASFDGTVWTLSGTLSSFDATVDAALATATTPAADWVLALTRPPQPEPAVEPTPILPAIEPPAQPEATAEPTAEAEPAIVESPAEPAAPTPVNPDYAFSASRAADGPVVLSGQLPSDPAMRYFAAISDGDVAAVTIAEGAPDAFLPSAEAGLRALLNLIEGQLDYAAGAWSLRGMAANTAARDAAWAAVAGASDAASWTTQIEVLPSPPEPEPIASPAEPVAPATVDTSACSAPVSEFSARNSILFQSGAALIAAESEAAIDELALDLAACPDAIVHIEGHTDADGDEALNMALSVARAEAVVNALVSRGVNPARLYAVGYGETAPIGDNETAQGKRLNRRIVVTVMPQHY, from the coding sequence ATGATCAGGGACCTCATCAAGTGGGTCGTGCCGGGACTCGCCACTGTGCTGGGCGGCACAACCTTGTGTTTGGCGATGACGTCGACGCAGATCGCCGACGATCTTGGACAGCGCGGCGCGGCGGCCATGGCGGCCAGCGACTACGACTGGGCGGAACTTTCGGTCGACGGTCGCGACCTGACCCTGACTGGCACCACGACGGACCAGACGCTGCTCGATGACGCCAAGGCCCGGCTGACGGCCCTGGACGGGGTCCGCTCTGTTACGGACGACGTTACGCTTGCCCCCATGGCAAAACCCTACACGCTCGAAGCGAGCGTCGATCAGCATTCCGTTGCCCTGTCGGGAAGCGTTCCCAACGAAACGACGAAACAGCGCCTGCTGGCGCTGGCCGGCCTGGAGCAGGGGGCGTTGGAACTCCATTCCGGCACGCCGGACCGACGCACCTGGGTGGCGGGGGCCGAATTTGCGGTCGATCAATTGCAATACCTTGACCAGGGTACTGCCGCGATCTCGGACCTCACCATCAGTCTCAACGGACGCGCCAAATCCGAACGGGCCTTCCGTGACCTGCTCATCGTCCTGCGTGCCGGTCCGCCCGCCGGCCTTTCGCTGGGCGATGTCAGCATCACGCCCGCGCTCGTTTCGCCCTACCAGTGGAATGCCACTTTCGACGGCAAGCGGATCGATGTTTCCGGCTATGTCCCGGACAATTCACTTGTCGAGCGCTTCCGCACCGCCGATGTCTCCGGCGCGCAGGTCGCCACCGGCCTGGCTCTCGGTTCCGGCGAACCCGCTGGATTTGCGGACCTTTCCCAGCAATTGCTCGAACAGCTCTCTCGGCTTGAATACGGCGCTGCCAGCATTTCCGATGGGCAAAGTACCCTTTCCGGAGCGCCCGCGACGCTCGAAATCGCCCAGGGCATTGTCGATACCCTTGAGCCGTCCGGCACCATCGTCGCCCTCGAGCCGCCTCGCATCGACGAGTATTGGATGAGCGCCACGCGCCAGCCGGGCGGCGTCGTGGTCTTTGACGGCTACGCCCCCGATGAGGTGACGCGCGAGGCGTTCGGCCAACGCGAAGGAGCCGATACCAGTTATCTCAAGCTTGGTCGCGGCGCGCCGGAGCGCTACCGGTCAGGCGCCGATTTCGGGCTGGATGCGCTCGAACTGATGAGCGAAGGCCGCATCGCCATGCGCGACAATGTGCTGACCATTTCCGGCACCGCCCGCTCCAACGCGGATTACCAGACCCTGCTGGCCACTCTGGCGGATGCGCCGCAGGGTGTGGTGCTGGCGCGTGCCGAAATCCTCGCGCCGAGGGCCGCAACCTATACGTGGTCAGCGACCAAGGACCAGGCCGGGGCCATGACGCTGTCGGGCAACGTTCCCAATGCGGAGGCAGCCGCGCGCTTGATGGCGCTTGCTGGAGAAACAGCAGCACAGACAATGACTTATGCTTCGGGCGAACCGAACGGCTTCATTGCCTCGGCAGAAACGGCGCTCGGCTTGATGCAATGGCTCCGGGACGGAAAGGTCATGTACGATGGCCTTGGCTGGACCATAACGGGTACGGGCAAGTCGGCGATCGACAAGGCCGCGCTCGAGGCCGATTTCGTCACGCGGCAACTGGCGTCATCAGGCTGGGCGATGGCTGTTGCCGAGCCGCCTCCTGTCATTCCGGAAATTTCGCCTTACACTTGGTCGGCCACCAAGGCCACCGATGGCGTCACCCTGATGGGGCATGTTCCGGCGCAAAGCCTCAAGAACTATCTGGCGGTCCACGCCGGCGATACCGTGGTCGATTCCACCAGGATCGGGTCCGGCGCGCCGGTGAACTTTGTCGCTTCCGCTACGGCGGGGCTGGATGCCGTCCTCGGTCTCGTGGAAGGTGAAGTCAGCTTCGACGGCTCCAAGTGGACGCTGGGCGGGCGGGCCGAGTCGGAGGCGCAACGTGATGCCGTGCTTTCGGCCCTGTCGGCTGCATCCGACCCATCCGATTGGTCCATCGACATCACTGCGCCTCAACCCGAGCCTGTTGCCACGACCCCATACATATGGTCGGCCAACAAGGCAGCCGATGGTTCGGTGACGCTCTCGGGCCTTGTCCCTGCCGATCCGTTGAAGCGTTTCCTTGCCGTGAGGGCAGGGGACAAGGTCGTGGATCAATCCACGGTCGATCCCAATGCGCCGCAAGGCTTCGCCGCCGACCAGCTGGCGGCGATCGATGCGCTTGCCGCTCTGTCCGAAGGCAGTGCAAGTTTCGATGGCACGGTATGGACCCTCAGCGGCACGCTCTCGAGCTTCGACGCCACGGTCGATGCAGCGCTGGCCACTGCAACAACCCCGGCAGCCGACTGGGTGCTGGCCCTCACGCGGCCGCCGCAGCCCGAACCCGCGGTCGAGCCCACGCCGATATTGCCGGCAATCGAGCCCCCAGCGCAGCCGGAGGCCACTGCCGAACCGACCGCGGAAGCAGAGCCGGCGATTGTCGAATCTCCGGCCGAACCGGCCGCCCCCACACCCGTCAATCCGGACTATGCCTTTTCCGCCAGCCGGGCCGCCGACGGGCCGGTTGTGCTGAGCGGACAGCTTCCCTCCGACCCGGCCATGCGCTATTTCGCGGCCATTAGTGATGGCGACGTAGCGGCGGTCACTATAGCCGAAGGGGCGCCGGACGCTTTCCTGCCAAGTGCAGAAGCGGGTTTGCGGGCCCTGCTGAATTTGATAGAAGGCCAGCTCGATTATGCCGCCGGCGCCTGGTCGTTGCGTGGCATGGCCGCCAATACCGCTGCCCGCGATGCTGCCTGGGCCGCGGTCGCGGGAGCGTCAGACGCGGCATCCTGGACCACCCAGATCGAAGTATTGCCGTCCCCGCCCGAACCTGAGCCCATTGCGTCGCCCGCCGAGCCCGTCGCTCCGGCGACGGTGGATACCAGCGCTTGCTCCGCACCGGTGTCCGAATTCTCGGCGCGCAATTCGATCCTGTTCCAGTCCGGCGCGGCCCTGATTGCCGCTGAATCCGAGGCAGCAATAGATGAGCTTGCCCTCGATCTGGCCGCCTGTCCCGATGCCATCGTCCATATCGAGGGGCACACCGATGCCGATGGCGACGAAGCGCTGAACATGGCCCTGTCGGTGGCCCGCGCTGAAGCTGTGGTCAACGCATTGGTTTCACGCGGGGTCAATCCGGCCCGGCTTTACGCCGTCGGTTATGGCGAGACCGCGCCGATCGGGGACAACGAGACGGCCCAGGGCAAGCGCCTCAACCGCCGCATCGTGGTGACCGTCATGCCGCAGCATTATTGA
- a CDS encoding porin family protein codes for MKLKSLILGSVAAAGLSTAGFAADLGVLTSLDVCDELGLSGLTISSDTNCLQISGEVKYQFDWGNWKGSYAIAQTNFLGNVNIDVPDTAAGVSNDWDSRVQSYLKFVGTAGSDFGPAQAVLKIKNDNRVRSTNGVAVETEDGTFVKIDEAYVQVGDTTVLTAGKRGSIFNKGDDEPFNTLTGLFISQRADTGVVADENADFITPKRGGHVIQLWSNIGEGLIAKIGLENLNSDGGGVILAGHPLMAAQAISGGSRAGTLVGVLDYAGSGITAHISGAVGGLLDGVQTSGDSYQLHTGVTATFDAFKVRGALAVGGGYDAVRAASYSYWNGLVSAEAKFDMFKIALSGEAAGGTASTGVALDTDYGFGGQFGATVAEGIEINIGGRYFNDGTPGVGDGYQVAAQLIASLTETIKLTGEIGVYGHAADVAPAVVAAATSDFYGKAELAWTPGGGFSSSVGATVQQNGAYKVTFKAAKAFQ; via the coding sequence ATGAAACTCAAGAGCCTTATCCTCGGTTCTGTTGCCGCTGCCGGTCTCTCGACCGCTGGCTTCGCTGCCGATCTGGGCGTTCTCACCTCGCTCGACGTTTGCGACGAGCTGGGCCTGTCGGGTCTGACCATTTCGTCCGACACCAACTGCCTGCAGATCTCGGGTGAAGTGAAGTACCAGTTCGACTGGGGTAACTGGAAGGGCAGCTATGCTATCGCCCAGACCAATTTCCTCGGCAACGTCAACATCGACGTTCCGGATACCGCTGCTGGCGTCAGCAACGATTGGGATTCGCGCGTTCAGTCGTACCTGAAGTTCGTCGGCACCGCCGGCAGCGACTTCGGCCCGGCCCAGGCCGTCCTGAAGATCAAGAACGACAACCGCGTCCGCTCGACCAACGGCGTTGCCGTTGAAACCGAAGACGGCACCTTCGTTAAGATCGACGAAGCCTACGTCCAGGTTGGTGACACCACCGTCCTGACCGCTGGTAAGCGCGGCTCGATCTTCAACAAGGGCGACGACGAGCCCTTCAACACCCTCACCGGCCTGTTCATCTCGCAGCGCGCTGACACCGGCGTTGTTGCTGACGAAAACGCTGACTTCATCACGCCGAAGCGTGGCGGTCACGTCATCCAGCTGTGGTCGAACATCGGTGAAGGCCTGATCGCCAAGATCGGTCTCGAAAACCTGAACTCGGACGGCGGTGGTGTTATCCTCGCTGGTCACCCGCTGATGGCTGCTCAGGCTATCTCCGGTGGTTCGCGCGCTGGTACCCTGGTTGGCGTCCTCGACTATGCTGGCTCGGGCATCACTGCTCACATCAGCGGCGCCGTTGGCGGCCTGCTCGATGGCGTTCAAACCTCGGGCGACAGCTACCAGCTGCACACCGGCGTGACTGCAACCTTCGACGCGTTCAAGGTTCGTGGCGCTCTGGCCGTCGGCGGTGGTTATGACGCGGTTCGCGCTGCCAGCTACAGCTACTGGAACGGCCTGGTTTCGGCTGAAGCCAAGTTCGACATGTTCAAGATCGCCCTCTCGGGTGAAGCTGCTGGCGGCACTGCCTCCACCGGCGTTGCTCTGGACACCGACTACGGCTTTGGCGGCCAGTTCGGCGCCACCGTTGCTGAAGGCATCGAAATCAACATCGGCGGCCGCTACTTCAACGACGGCACCCCGGGCGTTGGCGATGGCTACCAGGTTGCTGCTCAGTTGATCGCTTCGCTGACCGAAACCATCAAGCTGACCGGTGAAATCGGCGTCTACGGCCATGCCGCTGACGTTGCCCCGGCCGTCGTTGCTGCCGCGACTTCGGACTTCTACGGCAAGGCCGAGCTGGCCTGGACCCCTGGCGGCGGCTTCTCGTCGTCGGTTGGTGCCACTGTTCAGCAGAACGGTGCCTACAAGGTCACCTTCAAGGCTGCCAAGGCCTTCCAGTAA
- a CDS encoding SDR family oxidoreductase, with translation MNKVAVVTGGSSGIGRAAALGLAAAGYDVAICGRRADALRATAARTKGYWAECDVTDPNAVAHFFTGVKEAYGRIDLVFNNAGRFAPAVSFGDLDVVTWQEMVDTNLNGAFYVAREAFRAMRDQNPQGGRIINNGSISAYVPRPGAASYTATKHAITGLTKAISLDGRAFSIACGQIDIGNAATDMTSHMNSGSLQANGTIVPEPTFDVSHVVDALLYMAGLPLSANVQFMTVMATNMPYIGRG, from the coding sequence ATGAACAAGGTTGCGGTGGTGACGGGCGGGAGTTCGGGTATCGGGCGCGCGGCAGCCCTTGGTCTTGCCGCAGCAGGATATGATGTCGCCATCTGCGGGCGCCGGGCTGATGCTCTGCGGGCGACCGCCGCCAGGACCAAGGGTTATTGGGCGGAGTGCGACGTGACCGATCCGAACGCGGTCGCGCATTTCTTCACGGGGGTCAAAGAAGCCTATGGCCGGATCGACCTGGTATTCAACAATGCGGGCCGCTTCGCGCCAGCGGTGTCGTTCGGTGACCTCGACGTGGTGACCTGGCAGGAAATGGTCGATACCAACCTCAACGGCGCCTTCTATGTCGCGCGCGAGGCTTTTCGGGCGATGCGCGATCAGAACCCGCAAGGGGGACGGATCATCAACAACGGATCGATCTCGGCCTATGTGCCCCGCCCAGGCGCTGCCTCCTACACCGCCACCAAGCACGCCATCACGGGGCTGACCAAGGCGATTTCGCTGGATGGGCGCGCTTTCAGCATTGCCTGTGGGCAGATCGACATCGGCAACGCGGCCACCGACATGACGAGTCACATGAATAGCGGATCGCTGCAGGCCAATGGCACCATCGTGCCAGAGCCGACATTCGACGTGAGCCACGTTGTGGATGCCCTGCTCTACATGGCTGGGCTGCCGCTGTCGGCCAATGTTCAGTTCATGACCGTGATGGCGACGAACATGCCCTATATCGGTCGCGGCTGA
- the nagA gene encoding N-acetylglucosamine-6-phosphate deacetylase → MSDLLAISGARIFDGEAWHDDAALLVEFGHVSSVVRADAVPDHAEAVHLEGGSVVPGFIDLQVNGGGGVLFNNDPSVGAIRTICAAHAQFGTTALLPTLITDTVAVNIAAIDAGKAAVAQGIPGFIGLHLEGPHLSLARKGTHDGALIRPMDDADLARLLAARSQLPNLLCTVAPETVTPAQISALAEAGIIVSLGHTDASAATADAAFAAGATMATHLFNAMSQLGNREPGVVGTALTTEGIHAGLIADGIHVHPASIQIALRAQSGGGHIFLVTDAMSQTGTDLVTLTLNGRTITRADGALRLADGTLAGADLDMIDAVEFMHVRMGLAFEEAIRMASLYPARAMGIDAEYGHLRPGAVASFVHLSDSRRVQATWIGGGQVFRA, encoded by the coding sequence ATGAGCGACCTGCTGGCCATTTCCGGCGCCCGCATCTTTGATGGCGAGGCTTGGCATGACGATGCGGCGCTGCTGGTCGAGTTTGGCCACGTCTCGAGCGTCGTCCGTGCAGATGCCGTCCCGGACCATGCCGAAGCCGTTCATCTCGAAGGCGGATCCGTGGTGCCGGGCTTCATCGATCTCCAGGTCAATGGGGGTGGCGGCGTGCTGTTCAACAACGATCCTTCGGTCGGCGCCATCCGGACAATCTGCGCGGCGCATGCTCAGTTCGGCACGACAGCCCTGCTGCCAACGCTGATTACCGATACCGTTGCCGTGAACATCGCCGCCATCGATGCCGGCAAAGCGGCGGTGGCGCAGGGTATTCCAGGATTTATCGGTCTCCACCTCGAGGGGCCGCATCTCTCGCTCGCCCGCAAGGGCACGCATGACGGCGCGCTGATCCGTCCCATGGACGATGCTGACCTCGCCCGCCTCCTTGCCGCGCGCAGCCAGCTCCCCAATCTGCTCTGCACCGTGGCGCCCGAAACCGTCACGCCCGCGCAGATATCGGCACTAGCCGAGGCCGGCATTATCGTCAGTCTGGGTCACACCGACGCCAGCGCGGCCACTGCCGACGCCGCCTTTGCGGCCGGGGCCACCATGGCGACGCACCTGTTCAATGCCATGAGCCAATTGGGCAATCGCGAACCTGGCGTGGTCGGGACGGCGCTAACGACCGAGGGAATCCATGCCGGGCTCATAGCCGACGGGATTCACGTTCATCCGGCCAGCATCCAGATTGCCCTTCGGGCTCAATCGGGCGGCGGCCATATCTTCCTTGTCACCGACGCCATGTCGCAAACCGGCACCGACCTCGTCACGCTGACGCTCAACGGCCGCACGATCACCCGCGCCGATGGCGCGCTGCGACTGGCCGATGGCACCCTGGCCGGCGCCGACCTCGATATGATCGACGCAGTCGAGTTCATGCATGTCCGGATGGGCCTTGCCTTCGAGGAGGCCATTCGCATGGCCTCGCTCTATCCCGCGCGCGCCATGGGCATCGATGCCGAGTATGGCCATCTCCGGCCCGGTGCCGTTGCGAGCTTCGTCCATCTGTCCGACAGCCGTCGCGTCCAGGCGACGTGGATCGGCGGCGGGCAGGTTTTCCGTGCCTGA
- a CDS encoding SIS domain-containing protein has product MTTQTFMRQEVEAIPGVVANFLDNSGMVLDAAAAALRERDPALVVTVARGSSDHACSYLKYAIELTLGLPVASIGPSIASIYGKDLKLGSAAAIAVSQSGKSPDIVGMTQSARRSGATTIAVTNTSDSPLADASDFTIDLHAGVEKSVAATKTFVTSVVAGLALIARWSGDNALRSAIDELPNSLAKAVACDWSELASALDGHDALYVLGRGPGFAIANEAALKFKETCNIQAESYSAAEVMHGPVAIVTRGYPVLGLAARDAAEASVADMAHKLAGQGALAFLTSSRPGAAKALPFATTGHPLTDPLALIVSFYGFVEALSRRRGLNPDVPPALKKVTETV; this is encoded by the coding sequence GTGACGACCCAGACCTTCATGCGGCAGGAAGTCGAGGCCATTCCAGGCGTCGTCGCCAATTTTCTCGATAACAGTGGCATGGTGCTCGATGCCGCCGCCGCCGCACTGCGCGAGCGCGATCCCGCTCTGGTCGTCACAGTGGCGCGCGGTTCCTCGGATCACGCCTGCTCCTATCTTAAATACGCCATCGAACTCACGTTGGGCCTGCCGGTTGCCTCTATCGGCCCCTCGATCGCCTCCATCTACGGCAAGGATCTCAAGCTCGGCAGCGCTGCTGCCATCGCCGTCTCGCAATCGGGTAAATCGCCCGATATCGTCGGCATGACCCAGTCAGCGCGCCGTTCGGGCGCCACCACCATTGCCGTAACCAATACGTCCGACTCTCCCCTGGCCGACGCTTCCGACTTCACCATCGACCTCCATGCCGGGGTGGAAAAATCCGTCGCCGCGACCAAGACCTTCGTCACCTCGGTCGTCGCCGGCCTGGCGCTCATTGCCCGTTGGAGCGGCGACAACGCGCTGCGTTCGGCCATCGACGAACTGCCGAATTCGCTTGCCAAGGCCGTGGCCTGCGACTGGTCAGAACTGGCAAGCGCTCTTGACGGGCATGATGCACTTTATGTCCTTGGCCGCGGCCCGGGCTTCGCCATCGCCAACGAAGCCGCGCTCAAGTTCAAGGAGACCTGCAACATCCAGGCCGAATCCTACAGCGCCGCCGAAGTCATGCATGGCCCCGTTGCCATTGTGACGCGCGGCTATCCGGTCCTCGGCCTGGCCGCTCGCGACGCTGCCGAGGCATCCGTGGCCGACATGGCGCACAAGCTGGCCGGGCAGGGTGCTCTGGCATTCCTCACCAGCAGCCGACCCGGCGCGGCGAAAGCCCTGCCTTTCGCGACCACTGGCCATCCGCTGACCGACCCGCTTGCCCTCATCGTCTCCTTTTACGGTTTCGTCGAAGCCCTTTCGCGCCGTCGTGGCCTCAACCCGGACGTGCCACCCGCGCTCAAGAAGGTCACCGAAACGGTATGA
- a CDS encoding GntR family transcriptional regulator, translating to MADVSNGFFADGPVVLPSGGPLYLQLKRWIEDAIHNGAINPGDALPSERDLATKVDVSRVTVRKAVLQLVKDGVLVQRHGSGTFVAPQTQRVEQSLSQLTSFTEDMARRGMAVRAEWLDRGLYLPSPEETIILGLSSGEQVARISRLRLTGETPLAIERASLSARVLPDPGAIGDSLYKHLDKSGNRPIRAIQRIRAANLGEEDAELLRVPAGSAGLNIERTSYLASGRVIEFTRSIYRGDTYDFVAELRLGDSSTSGGSKT from the coding sequence GTGGCCGACGTTTCGAACGGTTTCTTTGCCGATGGCCCCGTCGTGCTTCCCTCCGGCGGCCCGCTATATCTGCAGCTCAAGCGCTGGATCGAGGACGCCATTCACAATGGCGCCATCAACCCTGGCGATGCCCTGCCATCCGAACGGGACCTGGCCACCAAAGTCGACGTGTCGCGCGTTACCGTCCGCAAGGCCGTACTGCAACTGGTCAAGGACGGCGTGCTTGTGCAACGCCATGGCTCGGGCACTTTCGTCGCTCCGCAGACCCAGCGCGTCGAGCAGTCGCTGTCGCAACTGACCTCATTCACCGAAGATATGGCGCGACGCGGCATGGCCGTGCGCGCCGAGTGGCTCGATCGCGGTCTCTACCTCCCGTCGCCCGAGGAAACCATTATTCTAGGCCTGTCGTCGGGCGAGCAGGTCGCGCGTATCTCGCGCCTGCGCCTCACCGGCGAAACCCCCTTGGCGATCGAGCGTGCCAGTCTATCCGCCCGCGTACTGCCAGATCCCGGCGCGATCGGCGACAGCCTCTACAAGCATCTCGACAAGTCAGGCAATCGCCCCATCCGCGCCATCCAGCGCATCCGCGCCGCCAATCTAGGCGAGGAGGATGCGGAACTGCTGCGAGTGCCGGCAGGGTCCGCCGGTCTCAACATTGAGCGGACCTCCTATCTCGCTTCGGGGCGCGTCATAGAATTCACCCGCTCCATCTATCGGGGCGACACCTATGACTTTGTCGCCGAACTGCGGCTCGGCGATTCTTCCACTTCGGGAGGCAGCAAGACGTGA